Proteins from one Paraburkholderia sp. BL10I2N1 genomic window:
- the argE gene encoding acetylornithine deacetylase translates to MNDRSSRALLERLVGYATVSRDSNLDMIEFIRHYLEELGVESELFYNAERTKANLFATIGPRERGGIVLSGHTDVVPVEGQAWSVDAFRLTEREGRLYGRGTADMKAFIASVLAVVPMFLERQLKLPVHLAFSYDEEVGCLGVRSMLAELERRPNRPILCLIGEPTELKPVLGHKGKLAMRCQVKGAPCHSAYAPYGVNAIQYAARMIGRLEAIGEQLAQSAYRDERFDPPFSTVQTGVINGGRALNIVPAECEFDFEVRALPGFDAHQVADELQTYAEAELLPKMRAVKSDAGIRFQSLSAYPGLATSPDSEAARLLALLSGSNEFGTVAFGTEGGLFEHAGIPAVVCGPGSMDQGHKPDEFVTVQQLSDCDAMLARLVDYLSAVC, encoded by the coding sequence ATGAATGACAGATCCAGCCGTGCGCTGCTCGAAAGGTTGGTCGGGTATGCCACGGTCAGCCGCGATTCGAATCTGGACATGATCGAGTTCATTCGACACTACCTCGAGGAACTCGGCGTCGAGAGCGAGCTGTTCTATAACGCCGAGCGCACCAAGGCGAATCTGTTTGCGACCATCGGTCCGCGTGAGCGAGGCGGCATCGTGCTGTCCGGCCATACTGATGTGGTGCCGGTCGAAGGCCAGGCGTGGAGCGTCGATGCATTCCGTCTCACCGAACGCGAGGGTCGGCTGTATGGGCGCGGCACCGCCGACATGAAGGCCTTTATCGCATCGGTGCTGGCGGTGGTGCCCATGTTTCTCGAGCGGCAGTTGAAGCTGCCGGTGCATCTCGCCTTTTCGTACGACGAGGAAGTCGGATGCCTCGGTGTGCGGTCGATGCTCGCGGAGTTGGAGCGGCGTCCGAACAGACCAATCCTGTGTTTGATCGGCGAACCGACTGAGCTCAAGCCGGTGCTGGGTCACAAGGGCAAGCTGGCGATGCGCTGCCAGGTGAAAGGCGCGCCTTGCCATTCGGCCTATGCACCGTACGGCGTCAACGCCATTCAGTACGCGGCGCGGATGATCGGCCGACTGGAAGCGATCGGCGAGCAGCTGGCGCAGTCCGCGTATCGCGACGAGCGATTTGATCCGCCGTTCTCGACCGTGCAGACCGGTGTGATCAACGGCGGCCGCGCATTGAACATCGTGCCTGCGGAATGCGAATTCGACTTCGAAGTGCGCGCGTTGCCGGGTTTTGACGCCCACCAGGTAGCCGACGAGTTGCAAACCTATGCCGAAGCTGAGTTGCTGCCGAAGATGCGCGCCGTGAAGTCCGACGCCGGCATCCGCTTTCAGTCGCTCTCCGCTTATCCGGGATTGGCTACCTCGCCCGACAGCGAAGCGGCGCGCCTGTTGGCTTTGCTCAGCGGTTCCAATGAGTTCGGCACGGTAGCTTTCGGCACAGAAGGCGGGCTCTTTGAGCACGCGGGCATTCCAGCAGTGGTCTGCGGACCAGGCAGCATGGATCAGGGGCATAAGCCGGACGAATTCGTCACCGTCCAGCAATTGAGCGACTGTGACGCAATGCTGGCTCGTTTGGTGGACTACCTTTCAGCCGTTTGTTGA
- a CDS encoding ATP-binding protein, with protein MKLPLPRSLTAQFTLVVSCLAALVIAVGATTIYSLAGSAHAIRQLAEERLALQEDAQNLAQLTLMIERLALQLSSDDTVDAVRETHRHIIEQLASFDRLVDRLASATTSDNVGVDALALHRSSQRFRNTANIAAQVRETALGVGAAPASAPRPGASLASLDDDLRRQADALAAAARQQSDHFTRDYRKAAQDLAEDLNRTRRWVGGEVAVSLLLAWLIARAFLGRHVVARLRRVSHFLRHGDVDSVQAGVPVHGGDEIADMARAVEQFLEDRRQRRHAEDALMELNAELEARVTQRTAELSTALAGQTAEIVERQHAEEAARASEHFLDSIIENIPDMIFVKDAATLRFVRFNKAGEQLLGYRREELIGKSVHDLFPAQEADFFALKDRDVLESQQLVDVPEEPVHTRYGPRLVHTMKIPILDVRGKPQFLLGISRDITEQKRAEEELRRYREHLEDMIRERTAELAVAKEHADAANRAKSDFLAHMSHELRTPLNGILGYAQILKRDRSLDQRQVDGITVIQRGGEHLLAIINDILDMAKIEAARAELNLSDIPLDRFIDFIAETIRVKATEKGLAFACEMAPDLPAGVRVDEKRLRQVLLNLLSNAIKFTEKGGVRLRVDWLPPMRLRFEVRDTGIGIDEARLEAIFLPFEQASDARHRVGGTGLGLAISRQFVRLMGGEIHVESRRGAGSAFSFELNVPVVAPQAAVVPPEWAMTGYKGPRKTVLVVDDVAANRAVAVDMLGQLGFDMAEAGDGLEALEKAKALRPALILMDVVMPGMDGLEATRRLREMPEFGDLPIVAVSAGASGSDAARSLAAGANAFLSKPIDLSELLSQIAALLNIEWSDEVPETQATGAGRTAVHAAAPSVGTLVVPPAGEIEALHYLARLGDMRALVQHATHLTQLDERYRPFADHLCQLAKDYQSKALLIFVERYLERRQVP; from the coding sequence GTGAAACTTCCGCTCCCACGGTCTCTCACCGCGCAGTTCACGCTCGTGGTTTCGTGCCTGGCCGCCCTGGTGATCGCGGTCGGTGCCACGACCATTTACTCGTTGGCTGGCTCGGCCCACGCGATCCGCCAGTTGGCCGAAGAGCGGCTGGCGCTCCAGGAAGATGCACAGAACCTGGCGCAGCTCACTCTGATGATCGAACGCCTGGCATTGCAGTTGTCCAGTGACGATACGGTGGACGCTGTGCGCGAGACGCATCGGCATATCATCGAACAGCTGGCGTCCTTCGACCGCCTCGTGGACCGCCTCGCCTCCGCGACCACGAGCGACAACGTCGGTGTCGACGCGCTGGCGCTGCATCGATCGAGCCAGCGCTTCCGCAACACGGCGAACATCGCGGCGCAGGTGCGCGAGACCGCGCTGGGCGTCGGCGCCGCGCCGGCGTCGGCGCCGCGGCCCGGCGCATCATTGGCCAGCCTGGACGACGATCTGCGCCGCCAGGCCGACGCTCTGGCCGCCGCGGCGCGCCAGCAGTCGGATCATTTCACGCGCGACTACCGTAAAGCGGCCCAGGATCTGGCCGAAGACCTGAACCGCACGCGCAGGTGGGTGGGCGGCGAAGTTGCGGTGAGCCTGCTGCTTGCCTGGCTGATCGCCCGCGCATTCCTCGGTCGCCACGTCGTGGCACGGCTACGCCGAGTCAGTCACTTCCTGCGGCACGGCGATGTCGACAGCGTGCAAGCCGGCGTCCCCGTTCACGGCGGCGACGAGATTGCCGATATGGCGCGCGCAGTCGAGCAGTTCCTCGAAGACCGGCGCCAGCGCAGGCATGCTGAGGACGCACTGATGGAACTCAACGCCGAACTCGAGGCGCGCGTCACGCAGCGCACGGCCGAACTCAGCACGGCGCTTGCGGGCCAGACGGCTGAGATCGTCGAACGACAGCACGCCGAAGAGGCTGCGCGGGCGAGCGAACACTTCCTGGACAGCATCATCGAGAACATCCCCGACATGATCTTCGTCAAGGATGCGGCGACGCTGCGCTTCGTGCGTTTTAACAAGGCGGGAGAGCAACTGCTCGGCTACCGGCGCGAGGAACTCATCGGCAAGTCCGTCCATGACCTGTTTCCGGCGCAGGAGGCCGATTTCTTCGCGCTGAAGGATCGTGACGTCCTGGAGTCGCAGCAGCTGGTCGACGTGCCGGAGGAGCCGGTTCACACGCGTTACGGGCCGCGCCTGGTGCACACGATGAAGATCCCGATCCTCGACGTGCGCGGCAAGCCGCAGTTCCTGCTCGGCATCTCTCGTGACATCACGGAGCAGAAGCGTGCCGAAGAGGAACTGCGGCGCTACCGCGAGCACCTCGAAGACATGATTCGCGAGCGAACCGCTGAACTGGCCGTCGCCAAGGAACACGCCGATGCGGCCAACCGGGCCAAGAGCGACTTTCTTGCTCACATGAGCCACGAACTGCGCACGCCGTTGAACGGGATTCTAGGCTACGCGCAGATCCTTAAGCGCGACAGGAGCCTCGACCAACGCCAGGTCGACGGGATTACGGTGATCCAGCGCGGCGGCGAACACCTGCTTGCGATCATCAACGACATTCTGGATATGGCCAAAATCGAGGCCGCAAGGGCGGAGCTGAACCTGTCCGATATTCCGCTTGACCGGTTCATCGACTTCATCGCCGAGACGATTCGGGTGAAGGCAACGGAAAAGGGCTTGGCCTTCGCTTGCGAGATGGCACCGGATCTGCCCGCGGGCGTGCGGGTCGACGAAAAACGGCTGCGCCAGGTGCTGCTCAACCTGCTATCCAATGCAATCAAATTTACCGAGAAAGGGGGCGTGCGCCTGCGCGTCGATTGGCTGCCGCCCATGCGGCTGCGTTTCGAAGTGCGGGACACCGGCATCGGTATAGACGAAGCGCGTCTGGAGGCGATCTTCCTGCCTTTCGAGCAAGCGAGTGATGCTCGGCACCGGGTTGGAGGCACGGGGCTGGGCCTGGCCATTAGCCGGCAGTTCGTGCGCCTGATGGGTGGCGAGATCCACGTCGAGAGCCGCCGCGGTGCCGGGAGCGCCTTCTCATTCGAGCTGAACGTCCCGGTGGTGGCGCCTCAGGCAGCTGTCGTCCCGCCAGAATGGGCAATGACCGGCTATAAGGGGCCGCGCAAGACCGTCCTCGTCGTGGATGACGTAGCGGCAAATCGTGCCGTGGCAGTCGATATGCTCGGCCAGCTCGGATTCGACATGGCGGAGGCCGGCGACGGACTGGAAGCTTTGGAGAAAGCCAAAGCGCTGCGGCCGGCGCTTATCCTGATGGATGTCGTCATGCCCGGCATGGACGGGCTCGAAGCCACGCGGCGCCTGCGCGAAATGCCGGAGTTCGGGGATCTTCCCATCGTTGCGGTCTCCGCCGGCGCCTCGGGGAGTGATGCCGCGAGAAGCCTGGCGGCCGGTGCAAACGCCTTTCTGTCAAAACCGATTGATTTGAGTGAGCTGTTGTCACAGATCGCGGCCCTCCTGAACATCGAGTGGAGCGACGAAGTTCCGGAGACGCAAGCCACCGGAGCGGGCCGAACGGCTGTACACGCCGCCGCCCCCTCCGTGGGGACCTTGGTCGTGCCGCCGGCGGGGGAGATCGAAGCGCTGCACTACCTGGCGCGACTGGGCGACATGCGTGCCCTCGTGCAACACGCCACCCACCTGACCCAGCTTGACGAGCGCTATCGTCCTTTCGCCGACCACCTTTGCCAGCTAGCGAAGGATTACCAGTCCAAGGCACTCCTCATCTTCGTCGAGCGATATCTGGAAAGGAGGCAAGTCCCATGA
- a CDS encoding substrate-binding domain-containing protein: protein MRGLLLAWGCTCMLSVAAAQGMPTAPVPGTTVAAKDYLAKAKRVVDAAAQPAAPWNGPRNGPRAQLGKRVAIVAEDLRNGGIVGVVDGVLEAAKVIGWSVKIFDSGGTPDLRLKMLANALTSRPDGLIIVGGDARALLPGLRPFAERSISIVGWHVAAQAGPVPGTPVAMNVATDPLEVARVTALAAIVQSGGHAGVVIFTDSNFRIAQGKADEMAAVVRACSGCTVLDVRDVAISRSEELMPGTTRALLARYGKRWTYALAVNDIYFDYAAPVLTQAGMPNGAMAMLSAGDGSESAFLRIRTGTFQTGTVAEPLNLHGWQLVDEMNRLFAGAGVTGYLFPVHLVTADNIAADGGDRLLYDPANGYRDIYRRIWQRP from the coding sequence ATGAGGGGCTTGCTTCTGGCATGGGGATGTACATGCATGCTGTCGGTTGCCGCGGCGCAGGGTATGCCGACTGCCCCAGTGCCCGGAACCACGGTCGCCGCGAAGGACTACCTGGCCAAAGCGAAGCGCGTGGTCGATGCCGCGGCGCAACCCGCTGCGCCCTGGAACGGGCCGCGCAACGGGCCGCGCGCCCAACTTGGGAAACGTGTCGCCATCGTCGCCGAGGATTTGCGTAACGGCGGTATCGTCGGAGTGGTCGACGGTGTGCTGGAGGCGGCCAAGGTCATCGGCTGGAGCGTAAAGATATTCGACTCCGGCGGCACGCCGGACCTGCGGCTGAAGATGCTTGCAAATGCGCTGACAAGTCGTCCAGATGGTCTGATCATCGTCGGTGGCGACGCACGCGCCCTGCTGCCCGGGCTGCGGCCGTTTGCCGAGCGCAGCATTTCTATCGTCGGCTGGCATGTCGCGGCCCAGGCCGGACCGGTGCCCGGCACGCCCGTGGCGATGAACGTGGCGACGGATCCGCTCGAGGTCGCGCGCGTGACCGCGCTGGCGGCCATCGTGCAGTCCGGCGGGCATGCGGGAGTCGTCATCTTCACCGACTCCAATTTCCGGATTGCGCAAGGCAAGGCGGATGAAATGGCAGCCGTCGTGCGCGCGTGCAGCGGCTGCACCGTGCTCGATGTGCGCGACGTGGCCATCTCACGCAGCGAGGAACTGATGCCGGGCACGACACGCGCCTTGCTCGCGCGGTATGGCAAGCGTTGGACGTATGCGCTGGCCGTCAACGACATCTACTTCGACTACGCCGCACCCGTGCTGACCCAGGCCGGGATGCCGAACGGCGCCATGGCCATGCTGTCGGCTGGCGACGGCAGCGAGTCCGCCTTCCTGCGTATCCGGACGGGCACCTTCCAGACGGGCACCGTGGCCGAACCCCTGAATCTGCACGGCTGGCAGTTGGTCGACGAGATGAACCGGCTCTTCGCCGGGGCAGGCGTCACGGGTTACCTGTTTCCGGTGCATCTCGTGACGGCGGACAACATCGCCGCGGACGGCGGCGATCGTCTGCTCTACGACCCGGCCAACGGCTATCGCGACATCTATCGCCGCATCTGGCAACGACCGTGA
- a CDS encoding antirestriction protein — protein MTNKITATEVPERSRLSFYPYLFGERAMMRGEALLFSWAEALSNDYRGGLWTFYHLSNGGAYAAPRGDLERLRVFMTGNGYEGEMSNDAFGVVCSMFALNHLMSEITDEALLDTLIVRYQTRHTYGSMMISTGENPSWVSRQMGHCDTTVTLKSYARWMPVDTESIGARAIAAFAPSSRKLASVRNAG, from the coding sequence ATGACGAACAAGATTACTGCAACTGAAGTCCCTGAGAGGTCTCGCCTCTCGTTCTATCCCTACCTGTTCGGCGAGCGCGCGATGATGCGCGGCGAGGCCCTCCTGTTCTCGTGGGCCGAAGCTCTCTCGAACGATTATCGTGGCGGGCTTTGGACGTTCTATCACCTCTCGAACGGAGGAGCCTATGCGGCGCCTCGCGGCGATCTCGAGCGCCTACGCGTATTCATGACCGGCAACGGATATGAGGGCGAGATGTCGAACGACGCGTTCGGGGTCGTATGCTCGATGTTCGCGCTCAACCATCTGATGAGCGAGATTACGGACGAGGCGCTCCTCGATACCCTGATCGTTCGCTACCAGACGAGGCATACGTACGGCTCGATGATGATCTCGACGGGCGAGAATCCGAGCTGGGTCTCGAGGCAGATGGGGCATTGCGATACGACCGTAACGCTCAAGTCGTACGCGCGCTGGATGCCGGTCGATACCGAGTCGATTGGCGCGCGCGCGATCGCCGCGTTTGCGCCCTCGAGCCGGAAGCTCGCGAGCGTACGCAATGCGGGATAA
- a CDS encoding HigA family addiction module antitoxin, producing the protein MATRKTTTSTATKTSTTSRTTPRAKKAVEPQVVETTIASTPGAYLAAKLAETGQTEHALAKALGVAPRRIKEIISGERRMTADTSLRLAAYFGGDPMGWMRLQCEAEIAEARGLLVETLATITTYAPVEA; encoded by the coding sequence TTGGCAACGCGCAAAACTACCACCAGCACTGCAACGAAAACCTCGACGACGAGCCGCACGACGCCTCGCGCCAAGAAGGCGGTCGAGCCTCAAGTCGTCGAGACGACGATCGCCTCAACGCCAGGCGCATACCTCGCGGCGAAGCTCGCCGAGACCGGCCAGACCGAGCACGCGCTCGCCAAGGCGCTCGGCGTCGCGCCGCGCCGGATCAAGGAGATTATCAGTGGCGAGCGTCGCATGACCGCCGATACGTCCCTGCGCCTCGCGGCCTACTTTGGTGGCGACCCGATGGGCTGGATGCGCCTCCAGTGTGAGGCAGAAATCGCGGAAGCTCGCGGCCTCCTCGTCGAGACGCTCGCAACGATCACGACTTATGCGCCGGTCGAGGCGTAA